From the Acidithiobacillus sp. genome, the window TCCTCTTGATCTATTATTTTGCGTACTGAAAGCCAGCCAACTGGAGTTCCGGCAAGGTACCTACCACCCCCGGCGTCAGGATGACACCGGGAATGAGGTGGTTGGTGAATTCGGCCGCCATCTGCTCATGGGTGAGGCCATCGGGATTGATGCCTTTCTTGATCAATCCCTCGGTAATTTCCCATATCCCGTTATGACAACCCAGGAAAACAGCGCCGCGTCGCTGCAATACCGTCACGCTGTTATCCCTCGGCGAGAAAGGCCCTTCTGGGTTCTCAAAGTGGGCCGGGTCGGCGGCCGCCGCCGGCGGTTCTTTGATCCACTCATTGCCTTTCCATTTTCCGCCGGTCATCTGCACCAGATATTTATTCCAAATGAAATCATCGTACAGGGCCCAGTGGGCGGTGCCATGGGTAGCCGATACGCAGAGGAAATCCGGATGATTGAACGACCAGACCTGTACATTCATGCTATTGCGCATCAAGTTCAGCCAAGGACTGGAGACGTCCGTATTATCCCAGGCCTGTTTGGGGCCGCCGGCATAGTGGATGATCTCCCGCAAAGCAGCGTCATCCCATTGGTCGGGGTTGGTGAGAATCATGGGAACCGTTTTGAAGTCGCGCCGCCGCGGCGTTTTGGCCAAGCGTTCACTGAGTTCCTTCAGGCTCCTGGCACCAGCGGGCAACAAGTTGCCTGGGCTCCCGCTCAGGCCGGCCGCTACGGCGTTCGTTTGGGCACCCACAGCGCCCACGGCCAAGGCTCCGGCGCCCCACAATGCATGCTTCATGGCGTCGCGACGACTCAGCAGATTTTGCTCGTTACTCATGGTCCTCTCCTTTTGGCGTGCCAAACTACAACGTCTACTGCTTTTGCGCAGAATTAAGACTGGTGGCGGCGGGCTCGGTGCGCAGATAGCCGACAATGGCACTGGACTGGCAGACGACCAACGGCCGCTCGGCCTGGACTTCCGGAGGAATCCGGGTGGCAAGCTGCTGGTTACCCTTCATTACTCAACGGGCTTCCATCTCATGGACTCCAATAGTCCGGGGTGAGGGCGGGATCGGCGCTGCCTGGCGTATCCGATAAAAATAATGACCGGTTGTCAGGAATGCCGCGAATACGACGACGGCGAACACCAGGCTGCTGACCGCCAGTTGCATTCCCCCGGAAATCACATGGCCGGAGGTGCATCCGCCAGCCATGCGCGCACCGAAAAGGAGCAGGAAGCCGCCGACAAACGCCCAAAAAAAACGCTTGGCCGGTTTGGGACCGTGGTACCGCACCCACAATTCGGGCACGCTGGAGATGCGGAAGTTGCGGTGCAGCAGGGCGAAGAGCAGTCCGGCCAAAAACGCCCCGGCGAGAAACCATAATTCCCATGCGCCAGGCGTCGCTATGGTGGCCCAGTAGGATTCCGCGCCCAGGCCGGTAAGGGACATGGCCACATAAGGAAAGGCCGTGGATGCGCCCATGGGGTGACCGGCAACAAAGGGCAGGGCGAGTACGCAGTTGAGCAGCGCCAGTCCCACCGCGGCGTGCAGCCAACGCCAGTCATGATGCTGCAATTTCTGTAAATACAAGGCGACCCCCATGAACAGGATCGCCACGGCACTGGTGATACTCCAGAACAGGGTGTCATCGGGCAACAGGTTGCGGACAGACAGGGCGCCCAAGTTCGGACCGAAAAAGGGATTTATGGAAGGGTAGACCACCGCAAAAACCAGGGCGCCGCACAAACCGCCGATGATGCCGACCAGGGCATCGAGATTGCCCTGGCCCAGGGATATGGCGACGGTGCCGGGACAATAGCCGAGCACGGCCATGCCCACGCCGAAGAGCAGTCCGCCCACGACCACGCCGACGAGGACCAGGGGCTTGACGTGGTAGTCCGCCCAACCCAGGAGGATCTCGGACTGCAACAACAGCACGCCCAGGCCGATAGTGAAGGCCATGGTTTTGGCGACGGCGAGATTCTGCAACACCGCCATGCCCGCTATGGTGTTAAACCGGTTCAGACGCGCATATTGTAAAATCGCCCCGAACACGAAACCCCAAACGATGGTCTCCATACGCTCCTCCATCTTGTGTCAGGCATAGGGGAAAACCCACCTTGCCACTTTTCTTTATATCAATAAAGGTAACCTATTGTTCGGCCCTAGCAAATATAATTAATCTATAGGCAAATCAATTTTAACTGTTCCGCAATTTCAAAGCGGCGGCTCAGGGTCACCGGTAACTGACCTGTATTCCTAGGGATTGCCTGGAGATGCCCCGACCACCACTCAAGGAACGCGGATGTGTACCAGCCCAGGGAAGAGCGCCGCCAGGCCATTGGCGATAAAGGTCACGGCAATAGCAGCGAGCACCAGTCCGAAGATACGGGTAGAGATGTTGATGCCTGCTACCCCCAGCCGACGTGACAAGGGCTGCGCCAGGCGCAGTGCCCCATAGGCCACTCCGGCAATCAGCAATATATCGACGATTAGCAGGCCACTGGCCAGCCACGACGCATTTTTGTGATGGGCTATGATCACAGTGACCATGGTGCCCGGCCCTGCCAGCAGCGGAATGGCGAGAGGCACCACGGCAACCGCCTCTTTCTGCATACCCTCGGCAGCCTCCTCCGGGGTGTGGACATAGCCGCTGGACTTGGCCTGCAGCATGTTAAAAGCCAGCATCATCAGCACTATACCGCCCGCCACCTGAAAGGCGGCGATGCTGATCCCAAAGAATTGCAGAATATATTCTCCTAGAAACGCCGCGCTGAGCAGAACAATGGCTACGGCACGGGATGCCAGCTTGGCCGTAGCGATCTGCTGTTGCGCATCTTCGTTATTGGTCAGGGCAATAAAAATCGGGATGGCGCCAATAGGGTTGAGAATGGCGAGCAGTGCGATGAGGGTCCGCAAGGCGCTGTGCAGTTCAGTGCCGACGAGCATCCGCGCCTCCCTTACCAGGTCTGTTCCGATGCAAGGCCCTTGAAAATTGCGGCGTGAAGACGTATTTAATAGGCATCTTTGAAGTTACAACCCAATACGGAGTCGATACGATGCCAACTTACGAGTATGTATGCAAGGACTGTGGACACCATCTGAGCGCAGAGCAGCGCATGAGTGATCCCCGTCTGACCGACTGCCCCCACTGCGGCAAGCCGGGGCTGGAGCGACAGCTCAGCGCCGGGGGCTTCGCCCTGAAGGGCTCCGGCTGGTACCAGACCGACTTCAAGGGTGGCGGCAGCAAAGCTGGCGAGAGCACGCCGGAAGTTGCCGCTGCGCCATCCTGCCCCGCTGGGGGCTGCGCCTGTCATTGACGTAACGCGCGCGGCAAGGCTAGATTGTGCGCGGGCCTCCCGGTCGGGCGGCCCTTTTCTTATTGACTCATACGGGACGCAGCATGCGGACACACTATTGTAACAGCATTCACGAAGGCTTGATTGGCCAAACGGTCACCCTCTGCGGCTGGGCGCAACGGCGACGCGATCACGGCGGCGTCATTTTTATTGATCTGCGGGACCGCGAAGGCCTGGTACAGGTTGTCGCCGATCCGGATCAGATCGCCGCCTTCGCGGCCGCCAATGAGTGCCGCAGTGAGTTCGTGTTGCAGGTGGAGGGCGTCCTGCGTGCCCGTCCCACGGGTACCGAGAATCCCCAGATGCCCAGTGGCAAGGTCGAACTGGCAGCAGCGCACATCAGCATTCTCAACCGATCCGAGCCGGTCCCCTTCCCCCTGGATGAAGAAGACATCGCGGAGAATCTGCGGCTCAAATACCGCTATCTCGACCTGCGCCGCCCGGAAATGCTCCATCGTCTGCGCCTGCGCCATCAGGTCACCCGCTTCGTGCGCAGCTATCTGGACGGTGCCGGCTTTATCGACGTGGAAACCCCCGTCCTCACCCGCTCCACCCCCGAAGGCGCTCGTGACTATCTGGTGCCGTCGCGCACCCAGCCGGGACACTTTTTCGCGCTGCCCCAGAGTCCGCAGCTCTTCAAACAGCTGCTGATGGTGGCGGGACTGGACCGCTATTATCAGATCACCAAATGCTTCCGCGACGAAGACTTACGCGCCGATCGCCAGCCGGAGTTCACCCAGATCGATATCGAGGCCTCGTTTGTCGATGAAGAGGCCGTCATGGGGATTGCCGAGCCGATGATTCGCGGACTGTTTGCTGAGGTATTGGGCGTGCAGTTTTCCGATCCCTTTCCGAGGATGACGTACCGGGACGCCATACATCGTTTTGGCGTCGATCGCCCTGATCTGCGCAATCCGCTGGAGCTGACCGAACTCACCGACCTCATGGGTACGGTGGACTTCAAAGTGTTCCGCGAAGCCGCCGAACGTCCGCATGGACGGGTGGCTTGCCTGCGGGTACCCGGTGGCGCCCAGCTCAGCCGGGCGCAGATCGATGCCTACACCCAGTTCACCGCCATCTACGGGGCCAAGGGTCTGGCCTGGATCAAGGTGAATGCCCTGGATCAGGGCAACGAAGGCCTGCAATCCCCCATCGTCAAGTTCCTGCCGGAGAACGTCTTGCAGGAAATTCTCCGGCGTTGCGGCGCGGCGGCGGGCGACATCCTCTTTTTCGGTGCCGATACGGCCAAAATCGTCAATGAAGCCCTCGGCAATCTGCGCAATCGTGTGGCCGCCGATCTGGGGTTGCTGGAAGGCGAATGGTGCCCCGTCTGGATCACCGACTTCCCCATGTTCGACTATGACGACAAGGAAGACCGCTGGACCTCCACCCATCACCCCTTTACCGCGCCGCAGACGGAACACCTGGAAACCCTCAGCCAGGATCCCGGCAACGCCTTGGCGCGGGCCTACGACCTGGTGCTCAACGGCAACGAAATCGGCGGCGGCAGTATCCGCATCCACCAGGAGGCGGTACAGGAAAAGGTCTTCGCCGCCCTTGGTATTGGTGCGGAAGAGGCGCGGGATAAGTTCGGCTTCCTGCTCGACGCCCTCCATTATGGGGCCCCACCCCACGGCGGCCTGGCTTTCGGGTTGGATCGACTGGTGATGCTCCTGTGCGGCGCCGAGACCATCCGTGACGTGATCGCCTTCCCCAAGACGCAAAAGGCCGGTTGCCTGCTCACCGAAGCCCCCGGTACGGTAGCCGACAAGCAGCTTCAGGAACTGGGCATCCGCCTGCGTCCCGGAGTCGGAGCCGGGGTACAGAACCCCTGAGACGGGTATAGCTTGACGAACGGATGGCGACTTCGTAACGTAATCGAGCAGTTA encodes:
- a CDS encoding transcriptional initiation protein Tat; the protein is MSNEQNLLSRRDAMKHALWGAGALAVGAVGAQTNAVAAGLSGSPGNLLPAGARSLKELSERLAKTPRRRDFKTVPMILTNPDQWDDAALREIIHYAGGPKQAWDNTDVSSPWLNLMRNSMNVQVWSFNHPDFLCVSATHGTAHWALYDDFIWNKYLVQMTGGKWKGNEWIKEPPAAAADPAHFENPEGPFSPRDNSVTVLQRRGAVFLGCHNGIWEITEGLIKKGINPDGLTHEQMAAEFTNHLIPGVILTPGVVGTLPELQLAGFQYAK
- a CDS encoding YeeE/YedE thiosulfate transporter family protein encodes the protein METIVWGFVFGAILQYARLNRFNTIAGMAVLQNLAVAKTMAFTIGLGVLLLQSEILLGWADYHVKPLVLVGVVVGGLLFGVGMAVLGYCPGTVAISLGQGNLDALVGIIGGLCGALVFAVVYPSINPFFGPNLGALSVRNLLPDDTLFWSITSAVAILFMGVALYLQKLQHHDWRWLHAAVGLALLNCVLALPFVAGHPMGASTAFPYVAMSLTGLGAESYWATIATPGAWELWFLAGAFLAGLLFALLHRNFRISSVPELWVRYHGPKPAKRFFWAFVGGFLLLFGARMAGGCTSGHVISGGMQLAVSSLVFAVVVFAAFLTTGHYFYRIRQAAPIPPSPRTIGVHEMEAR
- a CDS encoding MarC family protein yields the protein MLVGTELHSALRTLIALLAILNPIGAIPIFIALTNNEDAQQQIATAKLASRAVAIVLLSAAFLGEYILQFFGISIAAFQVAGGIVLMMLAFNMLQAKSSGYVHTPEEAAEGMQKEAVAVVPLAIPLLAGPGTMVTVIIAHHKNASWLASGLLIVDILLIAGVAYGALRLAQPLSRRLGVAGINISTRIFGLVLAAIAVTFIANGLAALFPGLVHIRVP
- a CDS encoding zinc ribbon domain-containing protein; the encoded protein is MPTYEYVCKDCGHHLSAEQRMSDPRLTDCPHCGKPGLERQLSAGGFALKGSGWYQTDFKGGGSKAGESTPEVAAAPSCPAGGCACH
- the aspS gene encoding aspartate--tRNA ligase codes for the protein MRTHYCNSIHEGLIGQTVTLCGWAQRRRDHGGVIFIDLRDREGLVQVVADPDQIAAFAAANECRSEFVLQVEGVLRARPTGTENPQMPSGKVELAAAHISILNRSEPVPFPLDEEDIAENLRLKYRYLDLRRPEMLHRLRLRHQVTRFVRSYLDGAGFIDVETPVLTRSTPEGARDYLVPSRTQPGHFFALPQSPQLFKQLLMVAGLDRYYQITKCFRDEDLRADRQPEFTQIDIEASFVDEEAVMGIAEPMIRGLFAEVLGVQFSDPFPRMTYRDAIHRFGVDRPDLRNPLELTELTDLMGTVDFKVFREAAERPHGRVACLRVPGGAQLSRAQIDAYTQFTAIYGAKGLAWIKVNALDQGNEGLQSPIVKFLPENVLQEILRRCGAAAGDILFFGADTAKIVNEALGNLRNRVAADLGLLEGEWCPVWITDFPMFDYDDKEDRWTSTHHPFTAPQTEHLETLSQDPGNALARAYDLVLNGNEIGGGSIRIHQEAVQEKVFAALGIGAEEARDKFGFLLDALHYGAPPHGGLAFGLDRLVMLLCGAETIRDVIAFPKTQKAGCLLTEAPGTVADKQLQELGIRLRPGVGAGVQNP